From Ovis canadensis isolate MfBH-ARS-UI-01 breed Bighorn chromosome 10, ARS-UI_OviCan_v2, whole genome shotgun sequence, a single genomic window includes:
- the NDFIP2 gene encoding NEDD4 family-interacting protein 2 isoform X2 produces MKLKVLVGRLKLIGVLSGGVQPHCLDLIHGLAFLPVVMFGKLLLSLHVQGGFGLLHNEEDNSESSAVEQPSTSNSAPHTMQAASSASGHETDSSPPPYSSITVEVPTTSDTEVYSEFYPVPPPYSVATSLPTYDEAEKAKAAAMAAAAAETSQRIQEEECPPRDDFNDADQLRVGNDGIFMLAFFMAFIFNWLGFCLSFCITNTIAGRYGAICGFGLSLIKWILIVRFSDYFTGYFNGQYWLWWIFLVLGLLLFFRGFVNYLKVRNMSESMAAALRTRYFFLL; encoded by the exons atgaaactgaaggtGTTAGTAGGGCGGTTGAAATTAATTGGTGTGTTGT cAGGAGGTGTGCAGCCACATTGCTTGGATTTGATTCATGGCTTAGCCTTCCTACCTGTTGTGATGTTTGGCAAATTACTCTTAAGTCTTCATGTCCAAGGTGGTTTTGGTTTG CTTCACAATGAAGAGGATAATTCAGAATCGTCTGCTGTAGAGCAGCCATCTACTTCAAACTCGGCACCACACACCATGCAGGCTGCTTCTTCAGCATCTGGACATGAGACTgactcttctcctcctccttacaGTAGTATTACCGTGGAAGTACCTACAACTTCAG ATACAGAAGTTTACAGTGAATTTTATCCTGTGCCGCCTCCTTACAGTGTTGCTACCTCTCTTCCCACGTACGATGAAGCTGAAAAGGCCAAAGCTGCTGCAatggcagctgcagcagcagaaaCATCTCAAAGA ATTCAAGAGGAAGAGTGTCCACCAAGAGATGACTTCAATGACGCAGACCAGCTCAGAGTGGGTAATGATGGGATTTTCATGCTGGCATTTTTCA TGGCATTTATTTTCAACTGGCTTGGATTTTGTTTATCCTTCTGTATCACCAACACCATCGCTGGAAGGTATGGTGCAATCTGTGGATTTGGCCTTTCATTGATCAAATGGATCCTTATTGTCAGG ttttctgattattttacTGGATATTTCAATGGACAGTACTGGCTTTGGTGGATATTTCTTGTACTTG GCCTGCTTCTTTTCTTCAGAGGATTTGTTAATTATCTAAAAGTCAGAAACATGTCTGAAAGTATGGCAGCTGCTCTTAGAACAAGGTATTTCTTCTTATTATAG
- the NDFIP2 gene encoding NEDD4 family-interacting protein 2 isoform X4 produces the protein MAAHQATPSLGFCRQEHWSGLPFPSPVHERKSESEVAQSCLTLSNPMDCSLPGSSVHGIFQLHNEEDNSESSAVEQPSTSNSAPHTMQAASSASGHETDSSPPPYSSITVEVPTTSDTEVYSEFYPVPPPYSVATSLPTYDEAEKAKAAAMAAAAAETSQRIQEEECPPRDDFNDADQLRVGNDGIFMLAFFMAFIFNWLGFCLSFCITNTIAGRYGAICGFGLSLIKWILIVRFSDYFTGYFNGQYWLWWIFLVLGLLLFFRGFVNYLKVRNMSESMAAALRTRYFFLL, from the exons atggcagcccaccaggctaccccatccctgggattctgcaggcaagaacactggagtgggttgccatttccttctccagtgcatgaaaggaaaagtgaaagtgaagttgctcagtcatgtctgactcttagcaaccccatggactgcagccttccaggctcctcggtccatgggattttccag CTTCACAATGAAGAGGATAATTCAGAATCGTCTGCTGTAGAGCAGCCATCTACTTCAAACTCGGCACCACACACCATGCAGGCTGCTTCTTCAGCATCTGGACATGAGACTgactcttctcctcctccttacaGTAGTATTACCGTGGAAGTACCTACAACTTCAG ATACAGAAGTTTACAGTGAATTTTATCCTGTGCCGCCTCCTTACAGTGTTGCTACCTCTCTTCCCACGTACGATGAAGCTGAAAAGGCCAAAGCTGCTGCAatggcagctgcagcagcagaaaCATCTCAAAGA ATTCAAGAGGAAGAGTGTCCACCAAGAGATGACTTCAATGACGCAGACCAGCTCAGAGTGGGTAATGATGGGATTTTCATGCTGGCATTTTTCA TGGCATTTATTTTCAACTGGCTTGGATTTTGTTTATCCTTCTGTATCACCAACACCATCGCTGGAAGGTATGGTGCAATCTGTGGATTTGGCCTTTCATTGATCAAATGGATCCTTATTGTCAGG ttttctgattattttacTGGATATTTCAATGGACAGTACTGGCTTTGGTGGATATTTCTTGTACTTG GCCTGCTTCTTTTCTTCAGAGGATTTGTTAATTATCTAAAAGTCAGAAACATGTCTGAAAGTATGGCAGCTGCTCTTAGAACAAGGTATTTCTTCTTATTATAG
- the NDFIP2 gene encoding NEDD4 family-interacting protein 2 isoform X3 encodes MFGKLLLSLHVQGGFGLLHNEEDNSESSAVEQPSTSNSAPHTMQAASSASGHETDSSPPPYSSITVEVPTTSDTEVYSEFYPVPPPYSVATSLPTYDEAEKAKAAAMAAAAAETSQRIQEEECPPRDDFNDADQLRVGNDGIFMLAFFMAFIFNWLGFCLSFCITNTIAGRYGAICGFGLSLIKWILIVRFSDYFTGYFNGQYWLWWIFLVLGLLLFFRGFVNYLKVRNMSESMAAALRTRYFFLL; translated from the exons ATGTTTGGCAAATTACTCTTAAGTCTTCATGTCCAAGGTGGTTTTGGTTTG CTTCACAATGAAGAGGATAATTCAGAATCGTCTGCTGTAGAGCAGCCATCTACTTCAAACTCGGCACCACACACCATGCAGGCTGCTTCTTCAGCATCTGGACATGAGACTgactcttctcctcctccttacaGTAGTATTACCGTGGAAGTACCTACAACTTCAG ATACAGAAGTTTACAGTGAATTTTATCCTGTGCCGCCTCCTTACAGTGTTGCTACCTCTCTTCCCACGTACGATGAAGCTGAAAAGGCCAAAGCTGCTGCAatggcagctgcagcagcagaaaCATCTCAAAGA ATTCAAGAGGAAGAGTGTCCACCAAGAGATGACTTCAATGACGCAGACCAGCTCAGAGTGGGTAATGATGGGATTTTCATGCTGGCATTTTTCA TGGCATTTATTTTCAACTGGCTTGGATTTTGTTTATCCTTCTGTATCACCAACACCATCGCTGGAAGGTATGGTGCAATCTGTGGATTTGGCCTTTCATTGATCAAATGGATCCTTATTGTCAGG ttttctgattattttacTGGATATTTCAATGGACAGTACTGGCTTTGGTGGATATTTCTTGTACTTG GCCTGCTTCTTTTCTTCAGAGGATTTGTTAATTATCTAAAAGTCAGAAACATGTCTGAAAGTATGGCAGCTGCTCTTAGAACAAGGTATTTCTTCTTATTATAG